A DNA window from Streptomyces sp. B21-083 contains the following coding sequences:
- a CDS encoding DUF305 domain-containing protein, translated as MPVRRAPRTFRPALAVLALTLALGACDSTSSPDANARAAKATGPSVIAPGLPGEAARTLSPEEAKAQLPDDSPNSADISYARRMIEHHAQAIEITELAPKRALSTPVKRLAERIAAAQGPEIAAMQGWLKDNGSDDKPTGHAHEAMPGMATDAQLAKLRAAKGKAFDELFLTLMITHHEGAVTMATEVKAQGNNVRVEEMADDVIAQQTTEINKMRGM; from the coding sequence GTGCCCGTCCGCCGTGCGCCCCGTACGTTTCGTCCGGCCCTGGCCGTTCTCGCGCTCACCCTCGCGCTCGGGGCCTGCGACTCGACCTCGTCGCCCGACGCGAACGCCAGGGCCGCGAAGGCGACCGGCCCTTCGGTGATCGCGCCCGGCCTGCCCGGAGAGGCGGCCAGAACGCTCTCCCCGGAGGAGGCCAAGGCACAACTGCCGGACGACTCCCCCAACTCGGCGGACATCTCGTACGCCCGCAGGATGATCGAGCACCACGCGCAGGCGATCGAGATCACCGAACTCGCCCCGAAGCGCGCCCTGTCGACACCGGTGAAGCGGCTGGCCGAGCGCATCGCCGCCGCGCAGGGTCCCGAAATCGCCGCCATGCAGGGCTGGTTGAAGGACAACGGCAGCGACGACAAACCCACCGGGCATGCTCACGAGGCGATGCCCGGCATGGCGACCGACGCGCAGCTCGCCAAGCTGCGAGCGGCCAAGGGGAAGGCGTTCGACGAGCTGTTCCTGACGTTGATGATCACGCATCACGAGGGGGCCGTCACCATGGCCACCGAGGTGAAGGCGCAGGGCAACAACGTGCGGGTCGAGGAGATGGCCGACGACGTGATCGCCCAGCAGACGACCGAGATCAACAAAATGCGCGGAATGTAG
- a CDS encoding SGNH/GDSL hydrolase family protein → MVATCVFVLAVAVASSAVVALVASPQSAVAGPARSAPHWVNTWTSMPQLTEPGNMPPAPFTGERAVLVDTTLRQTVRVSTGGERVRLRFSNAFGTTPLPLTAVTVALPLDGRAGVSAVEPGTLREVTFDGRRSTTVPAGAQVVSDPLDFGLRPATNLTVTTYLADGQASLALTSHPGSRTTSYLRTGDGTGEQDLPGATPVNHWYLLSDVEVLSRPDTRAVAVLGDSLSDGRGSTTNGNNRWPDQLLDRLRGLPGGNRIAVLNQAAGGNRVLNDGLGPNALARLDRDVLAHSAVSWLIVFEGVNDIGTAEATPAAQQRVTDDLIAAYRQIVVRAHAQGIRVYGATLTPFRGNTPYDDPAGLRETTRQAVNAWIRTGGAFDAVVDFDRAVRDPADPGRLRPDLHDGDWLHLNPEGYRTLAAAVPASWFRKS, encoded by the coding sequence CTGGTCGCCACCTGCGTGTTCGTGCTGGCCGTCGCCGTGGCGTCCTCCGCCGTGGTGGCCCTGGTCGCAAGCCCGCAGTCGGCGGTCGCCGGCCCGGCCCGGTCCGCCCCGCACTGGGTCAACACCTGGACGTCGATGCCGCAGCTCACCGAGCCCGGCAACATGCCGCCCGCGCCCTTCACCGGGGAGCGTGCCGTCCTCGTCGACACCACCCTGCGCCAGACCGTGCGTGTCTCCACCGGCGGCGAGCGCGTCCGGCTGCGCTTCTCCAACGCCTTCGGCACCACCCCGCTGCCCCTCACCGCGGTGACAGTCGCCCTGCCACTGGACGGCCGGGCCGGAGTCAGCGCCGTCGAACCCGGCACCCTGCGCGAGGTGACGTTCGACGGGCGCCGGTCCACCACCGTCCCCGCCGGAGCACAGGTCGTCTCCGACCCGCTCGACTTCGGGCTGCGCCCCGCGACCAACCTGACCGTGACGACGTACCTCGCCGACGGCCAGGCCTCGCTCGCGCTCACCTCGCACCCGGGCTCGCGCACCACCTCGTACCTGCGGACCGGCGACGGCACGGGCGAGCAGGATCTGCCCGGCGCCACCCCGGTCAACCACTGGTACCTGCTCAGCGATGTCGAGGTGCTCTCCCGGCCGGACACGCGTGCCGTCGCCGTGCTGGGCGACTCGCTGTCCGACGGCCGTGGCTCCACGACCAACGGCAACAACCGCTGGCCCGACCAGCTCCTGGACCGGCTTCGAGGCCTCCCGGGCGGCAACCGGATCGCCGTACTGAACCAGGCCGCGGGCGGCAACCGGGTCCTCAACGACGGCCTCGGACCCAACGCCCTCGCCCGGCTCGACCGGGACGTGCTGGCGCACAGCGCGGTCTCCTGGCTGATCGTCTTCGAGGGCGTCAACGACATCGGCACCGCCGAGGCCACCCCGGCCGCCCAGCAGCGCGTCACCGACGACCTCATCGCCGCCTACCGGCAGATCGTCGTCCGCGCGCACGCCCAGGGCATCCGCGTCTACGGCGCCACGCTCACGCCCTTCCGCGGCAACACGCCGTACGACGATCCGGCGGGCCTGCGCGAGACGACCCGGCAGGCCGTGAACGCCTGGATCCGCACCGGCGGCGCCTTCGACGCCGTCGTCGACTTCGACCGGGCGGTCCGCGACCCGGCCGATCCGGGCCGGCTGCGCCCCGACCTGCACGACGGGGACTGGCTGCACCTCAACCCCGAGGGGTACCGCACACTGGCCGCCGCCGTTCCCGCGTCGTGGTTCAGGAAGAGCTGA
- a CDS encoding DUF6214 family protein: MSVRPAWEVREHEGSAATAWFDVRLAFADGAQVDLLAVVREAGVSIEDVRAQPALSLDDLAGLADWIEGPLFDACGDGPGEVAQAEFRPRPRRARPAWPRGVEGRWLIAEEYRAAQEEGADAVLAVMCATGYSRRRSLRLISQARDAGFLSPRHARR, encoded by the coding sequence GTGTCGGTGCGGCCCGCCTGGGAAGTGCGGGAGCACGAGGGCTCGGCGGCGACGGCATGGTTCGACGTCCGGCTCGCCTTCGCCGACGGTGCCCAGGTCGACCTGCTCGCCGTGGTCCGTGAGGCGGGCGTCTCCATCGAGGACGTACGGGCGCAGCCGGCGCTGTCGCTGGACGATCTGGCGGGGCTCGCGGACTGGATCGAGGGGCCGCTCTTCGACGCGTGCGGAGACGGGCCGGGGGAGGTCGCGCAGGCCGAGTTCCGCCCGCGGCCTCGTCGCGCCCGGCCTGCCTGGCCGCGTGGTGTCGAGGGGCGGTGGCTGATCGCGGAGGAGTACCGCGCGGCCCAGGAAGAGGGCGCCGACGCCGTTCTCGCCGTGATGTGCGCGACCGGGTACAGCCGTCGCCGATCCCTCAGACTGATCTCACAGGCCCGCGACGCCGGGTTCCTCTCACCCCGTCATGCCCGGCGCTGA
- a CDS encoding LVIVD repeat-containing protein translates to MTLLNDSRTRHRRLGVAAAAAGLLAALLTAGPAAATPDPGDGPTVPEKISKNVQTQVKEALAAGEIPGVDEIVHSDNITHLTNVPKDALPGTNTDLAFQGKYAFSGNYDGFRVFDISDPKAPKTVAQVLCPGGQNDISVSGNLLFLSTDSSRSDSSCNSVSQPATEKSSWEGMKIFDITDKANPKYVAAVETACGSHTHTLVPDRKNVYVYVSSYSPSATFPDCQPPHDGISIIKVPRKAPEKAAVVGFPVLFPGEGPDGGGNPGSPTNPGVSKTTGCHDITVLPSKDLAAGACMGDGILFSIKDPEHPKVIDQVQDNVNFAFWHSATFNQKADKVVFTDELGGGGAATCNAQIGPNRGADGIYDIVGKGDKRKLVFKSYFKIPRYQADTEVCVAHNGSLIPVKGKDIMVQAWYQGGVSVWDFTNSAKPKEIAYFERGPVTTDRVTTAGPWSAYYYNGYIYSNDIAKGFDVLKLDDRRTDPAKKVRVRELNVQTQPDYFD, encoded by the coding sequence GTGACCCTGTTGAACGATTCCCGAACGCGGCACAGACGCCTGGGAGTTGCCGCCGCCGCGGCCGGACTCCTGGCCGCGCTGCTGACCGCCGGCCCCGCTGCCGCGACCCCCGACCCGGGGGACGGGCCGACGGTGCCGGAGAAGATCTCCAAGAACGTGCAGACCCAGGTCAAGGAAGCCCTGGCCGCGGGTGAGATACCCGGGGTGGACGAGATCGTCCACTCCGACAACATCACGCACCTCACGAACGTCCCCAAGGACGCGCTGCCCGGCACCAACACGGACCTCGCCTTCCAGGGGAAGTACGCCTTCTCCGGCAACTACGACGGCTTCCGTGTCTTCGACATCAGCGACCCGAAGGCCCCGAAGACCGTCGCCCAGGTGCTGTGCCCCGGCGGCCAGAACGACATCTCCGTCTCCGGGAATTTGCTCTTCCTGTCCACCGACTCCTCGCGCAGTGACAGCAGTTGCAACAGCGTCTCGCAGCCCGCGACGGAGAAGTCGTCGTGGGAGGGCATGAAGATCTTCGACATCACGGACAAGGCGAACCCGAAGTACGTCGCCGCCGTGGAGACCGCCTGCGGCTCGCACACCCACACGCTGGTGCCCGACCGCAAGAACGTCTACGTCTACGTCTCCTCGTACTCGCCGAGCGCCACCTTCCCCGACTGTCAGCCCCCGCACGACGGCATCTCCATCATCAAGGTTCCGCGAAAGGCACCCGAGAAGGCGGCAGTTGTCGGCTTCCCGGTGCTGTTCCCCGGTGAGGGCCCCGACGGCGGCGGCAACCCCGGCTCGCCCACCAACCCGGGCGTCTCCAAGACGACAGGCTGCCACGACATCACCGTGCTGCCCTCCAAGGACCTCGCGGCGGGCGCCTGCATGGGCGACGGCATCCTGTTCTCCATCAAGGATCCCGAGCACCCGAAGGTCATCGACCAGGTCCAGGACAACGTCAACTTCGCGTTCTGGCACTCGGCGACCTTCAACCAGAAGGCCGACAAGGTCGTCTTCACCGACGAGTTGGGCGGCGGCGGCGCGGCCACCTGCAACGCGCAGATCGGGCCCAACCGAGGCGCCGACGGCATCTACGACATCGTCGGCAAGGGCGACAAACGCAAGCTCGTCTTCAAGAGCTACTTCAAGATCCCCCGCTACCAGGCGGACACCGAGGTCTGCGTGGCCCACAACGGCTCGCTGATCCCGGTCAAGGGCAAGGACATCATGGTCCAGGCCTGGTACCAGGGCGGTGTCTCCGTCTGGGACTTCACCAACTCCGCGAAGCCCAAGGAGATCGCCTACTTCGAGCGCGGCCCGGTGACCACCGACCGCGTCACCACCGCCGGCCCGTGGTCGGCGTACTACTACAACGGCTACATCTACTCGAACGACATCGCCAAGGGCTTCGACGTCCTGAAGCTCGACGACCGGCGCACGGATCCGGCCAAGAAGGTCCGGGTGCGCGAGCTGAACGTCCAGACGCAGCCGGACTACTTCGACTGA
- a CDS encoding FAD-dependent oxidoreductase, with product MLRVAVVGSGPSGVYTAQSLVQQDPEVRVDVLDRLPAPYGLVRYGVAPDHEKIKSLQHNLRAVLEHERVRFLGGVRIGRGPGELPGARLRELYHAVVYCVGAATDRHLGIPGEELPGSWSATQFVSWYSAHPDAADDGFVHGARSAVVIGVGNVAVDVARMLARGPAELSPTDMPQAALTALTASRVTDIHMVGRRGPSQARFTTKELRELGSLPDTQVVVDEAELMLDPAYADPSALPAVQRRNVEALHAWATLPATGAARRIRLRFFRRPVELLAAGGRVGAVRFERTVPDGNGGVTGTGRYEDIEAQLVLRSVGYRGVPVDGLPFDTALGTVPHLAGRVLRDGSSSSGEYVAGWIKRGPTGVIGTNRPCAKETAASLLADSAVLVRQERPEDPLTALRAEGFRPVEWTGWQAIERAEAELGATLGRSTVKLPDWESLMAAARAAGAPDVAPRPGT from the coding sequence GTGTTGCGTGTCGCCGTCGTGGGTTCGGGTCCGAGCGGGGTCTACACCGCGCAGAGCCTGGTCCAGCAGGATCCGGAGGTGCGGGTCGACGTCCTCGACCGGCTGCCGGCGCCCTACGGGCTGGTGCGGTACGGCGTGGCGCCGGACCACGAGAAGATCAAGTCGCTGCAGCACAACCTGCGCGCCGTCCTGGAGCACGAGCGGGTGCGTTTCCTTGGCGGGGTGCGGATCGGCCGCGGGCCCGGGGAGCTGCCCGGTGCCCGGCTGCGGGAGCTGTACCACGCGGTGGTGTACTGCGTGGGCGCCGCCACCGACCGCCATCTGGGGATTCCCGGCGAGGAACTGCCGGGCAGCTGGTCGGCGACACAGTTCGTGTCCTGGTACAGCGCCCATCCGGACGCCGCCGACGACGGCTTCGTCCACGGGGCGCGGTCCGCCGTGGTCATCGGTGTCGGGAACGTGGCGGTGGACGTGGCCCGGATGCTGGCGCGCGGCCCGGCCGAGCTGAGCCCCACCGACATGCCGCAGGCGGCGCTCACCGCACTGACCGCGAGCAGGGTGACCGACATCCACATGGTGGGCCGGCGCGGCCCCTCACAGGCCCGCTTCACGACCAAGGAGCTGCGCGAGCTGGGTTCACTGCCGGACACCCAAGTCGTCGTGGACGAAGCCGAGTTGATGCTCGATCCGGCATACGCCGACCCGTCCGCCCTGCCTGCCGTGCAGCGCCGGAACGTGGAGGCACTGCACGCCTGGGCCACTCTGCCCGCCACGGGCGCCGCCCGGCGCATCCGGCTGCGTTTCTTCCGTCGCCCGGTCGAGTTGCTCGCCGCTGGGGGCCGGGTGGGCGCGGTGCGTTTCGAGCGGACGGTGCCGGACGGGAACGGCGGCGTGACGGGCACCGGGCGCTACGAGGACATCGAGGCACAGCTCGTGCTCCGCTCGGTCGGCTATCGCGGCGTCCCGGTCGACGGGCTGCCGTTCGACACGGCCCTGGGCACCGTGCCCCATCTCGCGGGCCGCGTCCTGCGTGACGGCAGCTCCTCCTCGGGCGAGTACGTGGCCGGCTGGATCAAGCGCGGCCCGACGGGCGTCATCGGCACCAACCGGCCCTGCGCCAAGGAGACGGCGGCCTCCCTGCTGGCGGACTCCGCCGTGCTCGTACGACAGGAGAGGCCCGAGGACCCGCTGACCGCACTGCGCGCGGAGGGGTTCCGGCCGGTCGAGTGGACGGGCTGGCAGGCCATCGAGCGGGCCGAGGCGGAACTGGGCGCCACGCTGGGGCGAAGCACCGTGAAGCTCCCCGACTGGGAGTCACTGATGGCGGCGGCGCGGGCGGCAGGTGCCCCGGACGTCGCACCCCGTCCGGGGACGTGA
- a CDS encoding extracellular catalytic domain type 1 short-chain-length polyhydroxyalkanoate depolymerase, with translation MSTTVGTIAKRPLRSALVALLAGLLPLLAATFLTAPAAAARTETPAAAPAAALTEITNFGTNPSNLRMYVYVPNRVTTRPAVLVAVHYCTGSGPTFYSNTEYASLADRYGFIVVYPSVTRSSKCFDVSSPQALTRGGGSDPVGIKSMVDWVTRTYKADTSRVFATGTSSGAMMTNVLLGDYPDVFAGGSAFAGVPFGCFATTGGSEWNSECANGNVIHTPQQWGDLVRKAYPGYTGARPRMQLWHGTADTTLHYPNFGEEIKQWTNVRGLGQTPSATDSPQSGWTRTRYGASGDKAPVEAISLQGVTHDVLKAGMAARVITFFGLDGGGTVPQPEPGTCKVAVTANAWDTGLTASVTVTNTGTTAVGGWKLGFTLPSGQTVTSGWGATVAPASGAVTATNDTYNAAIAPGASVGFGYQASHTGNSAAPSGFTLNGTACTAG, from the coding sequence GTGTCCACCACTGTCGGCACCATCGCGAAACGACCGCTGCGCTCGGCACTCGTCGCGCTTCTCGCAGGCCTGCTGCCGTTACTCGCGGCAACATTCCTCACGGCGCCCGCGGCGGCGGCTCGCACCGAGACGCCCGCCGCAGCCCCCGCGGCCGCGCTCACCGAGATAACGAACTTCGGGACCAACCCGAGCAACCTGCGGATGTACGTGTACGTGCCGAACCGCGTCACCACGCGCCCGGCGGTTCTGGTGGCCGTCCACTACTGCACCGGCTCAGGCCCCACGTTCTACTCCAACACCGAGTACGCCTCGCTGGCCGACCGCTACGGGTTCATCGTTGTCTACCCGTCCGTCACCCGCAGCAGCAAGTGCTTCGACGTCTCCTCGCCGCAGGCGCTCACCCGGGGCGGCGGCAGTGACCCGGTGGGCATCAAGTCCATGGTCGACTGGGTCACCCGCACCTACAAAGCCGATACCAGCAGGGTCTTCGCCACCGGGACCTCCTCCGGCGCGATGATGACGAACGTCCTGCTCGGCGACTACCCGGACGTGTTCGCGGGCGGTTCAGCCTTCGCGGGCGTACCGTTCGGCTGCTTCGCCACCACCGGCGGCTCGGAGTGGAACAGCGAGTGCGCCAACGGGAATGTGATCCACACCCCGCAGCAATGGGGCGACCTGGTGCGCAAGGCCTACCCCGGCTACACCGGCGCCCGGCCGCGCATGCAGCTCTGGCACGGCACCGCGGACACCACCCTGCACTACCCCAACTTCGGGGAGGAGATCAAGCAGTGGACCAACGTGCGGGGTCTCGGCCAGACCCCGTCCGCGACCGACTCGCCCCAGTCCGGCTGGACCCGCACCCGCTACGGCGCCTCTGGTGACAAGGCGCCCGTCGAGGCCATCAGCCTCCAGGGGGTCACCCACGACGTGCTGAAAGCCGGTATGGCCGCCCGCGTGATCACCTTCTTCGGTCTGGACGGCGGCGGCACCGTGCCCCAACCCGAGCCCGGCACCTGCAAGGTGGCGGTCACGGCCAACGCCTGGGACACCGGGCTGACGGCGTCCGTGACGGTCACCAACACCGGTACGACGGCAGTGGGCGGCTGGAAACTGGGCTTCACCCTGCCCTCCGGCCAGACCGTCACCTCCGGTTGGGGCGCCACCGTCGCACCGGCCTCCGGTGCGGTGACGGCCACCAACGACACCTACAACGCGGCCATCGCGCCCGGCGCGAGTGTCGGCTTCGGCTATCAGGCGAGCCACACGGGCAACAGTGCCGCGCCGTCCGGATTCACGCTCAACGGAACGGCCTGCACGGCCGGTTGA
- a CDS encoding pectate lyase family protein, whose protein sequence is MRIRPPRTQTQRSAAVAAVATALAAAAVLTVPQTAGAAENAPIGFGAGTTGGGSATPVTVTTLAAFRTAVTGNAAKVVRVSGLITLSGQVDLGSNTTVLGVGSSSGFTGGGLRIKEKTNVVVRNLNISKPVAPADGVTVQKSTKVWIDHNSFSADRTHDKDYYDGLLDINHGSDNVTVSWNTFKDHFKGSLVGHSDNNASEDTGHLKVTYHHNHFSNVYSRIPSLRFGTGHFYDNYVQGAETAVHSRMGAQMLVENNVFRSTLVAVTTNRDSDIDGYANLRGNDLGGAATEVSRVGTFTTPPYSYTAEPASTVVASVTSGAGAGKL, encoded by the coding sequence ATGCGTATACGCCCCCCACGTACACAAACGCAAAGATCTGCGGCGGTGGCGGCCGTGGCCACCGCACTCGCGGCCGCCGCCGTGCTTACGGTCCCCCAAACGGCCGGTGCCGCCGAGAACGCACCCATCGGATTCGGTGCGGGAACGACCGGCGGCGGCAGCGCCACCCCGGTCACCGTGACAACGCTCGCCGCTTTCAGGACGGCCGTCACGGGCAACGCGGCGAAGGTCGTGCGGGTGAGCGGTCTGATCACTCTGAGCGGTCAGGTCGACCTCGGCTCCAACACGACGGTCCTGGGCGTCGGCTCGTCCTCCGGTTTCACCGGGGGCGGCCTCAGGATCAAGGAGAAGACGAACGTCGTCGTCCGCAACCTCAACATCAGCAAGCCGGTCGCACCGGCCGACGGCGTGACCGTCCAGAAGTCCACGAAGGTGTGGATCGACCACAACTCCTTCTCCGCGGACCGCACTCACGACAAGGACTACTACGACGGTCTGCTGGACATCAACCACGGCTCCGACAACGTGACGGTGTCCTGGAACACCTTCAAGGACCACTTCAAGGGCTCACTCGTCGGCCACAGCGACAACAACGCGTCCGAGGACACCGGCCATCTGAAGGTGACGTACCACCACAACCACTTCAGCAACGTGTACTCGCGCATCCCCAGCCTGCGGTTCGGCACCGGCCACTTCTACGACAACTACGTCCAGGGCGCCGAGACCGCCGTGCACTCGCGGATGGGCGCCCAGATGCTCGTCGAGAACAACGTCTTCCGTTCGACGCTCGTCGCGGTGACCACGAACCGCGACAGCGACATCGACGGATACGCCAACCTGCGCGGCAACGACCTCGGCGGAGCCGCCACGGAGGTCTCGCGGGTCGGCACGTTCACCACCCCTCCGTACAGCTACACGGCAGAGCCGGCCTCGACCGTCGTCGCCTCGGTGACGTCCGGCGCGGGCGCCGGAAAGCTCTGA
- a CDS encoding ArsR/SmtB family transcription factor, which translates to MGHPPHGREHNQGESVLHALSDPMRLQVVRELAATGDELSCSNFVLPVIKSTTTYRFRVLRESGVIRQAYRGMAKMNGLRRDDLDDLFPGLLDSVPVAAVRQADRLGTAVGG; encoded by the coding sequence CTGGGGCACCCGCCCCACGGGCGCGAGCACAACCAAGGGGAGAGCGTGCTGCACGCGCTCTCCGACCCGATGCGGCTTCAGGTCGTGCGAGAGCTCGCCGCCACCGGCGACGAGCTCTCCTGTTCGAACTTCGTACTGCCGGTCATCAAGTCCACAACCACGTACCGCTTCCGGGTGCTGCGCGAGAGCGGAGTGATCCGACAGGCCTACCGGGGCATGGCCAAGATGAACGGCCTGCGCCGGGACGACCTAGACGACCTCTTCCCGGGGCTTCTCGACAGTGTGCCGGTCGCCGCCGTCCGCCAGGCCGACCGCCTCGGTACCGCCGTCGGCGGCTGA
- a CDS encoding pectate lyase, which translates to MTSATRPRARGRALTGTLATLSLSLGMIMTSGAFSPASAATWPTANGSQGVSATIPVSGTKDYGMKRLYGTGDLGTGGQDEDQGPILELAAGAVLKNVIIGAPAADGIHCKGSCTLQNVWWEDVGEDAATFRGSSSSNVYTVSGGGAKEASDKVFQFNGAGTLNISNFAAKNFGTFVRSCGNCSTQYKRTINLTNIEATWKGGKLAGINTNYGDSATLRGITIVGDSSKKIVPCQKYIGNNTGKEPTTNGSNPDGTYCKYATGDITYR; encoded by the coding sequence ATGACTTCCGCAACACGTCCACGCGCGCGCGGGCGCGCACTGACCGGCACCCTGGCCACCCTCAGCCTTTCACTTGGCATGATCATGACCAGCGGTGCGTTCTCCCCGGCGAGCGCCGCGACCTGGCCGACCGCCAACGGCAGCCAGGGCGTCTCCGCCACCATCCCGGTCTCCGGCACCAAGGACTACGGGATGAAGCGTCTCTACGGCACCGGTGACCTCGGCACCGGCGGCCAGGACGAGGACCAGGGGCCCATCCTTGAGCTGGCGGCGGGCGCCGTCCTCAAGAACGTCATCATCGGCGCCCCGGCGGCCGACGGCATCCACTGCAAGGGCAGCTGCACGTTGCAGAACGTGTGGTGGGAGGACGTCGGCGAGGACGCCGCGACCTTCCGGGGCAGCTCCTCGTCGAACGTCTACACGGTGTCCGGCGGCGGCGCCAAGGAAGCCAGCGACAAGGTGTTCCAGTTCAACGGCGCCGGGACGCTCAACATCTCCAACTTCGCGGCGAAGAACTTCGGCACGTTCGTGCGGTCCTGCGGCAACTGCTCCACGCAGTACAAGCGGACCATCAACCTCACCAACATCGAGGCGACCTGGAAGGGAGGCAAGCTCGCCGGCATCAACACCAACTACGGCGACAGCGCCACCCTGAGGGGCATCACGATCGTCGGGGACTCCAGCAAGAAGATCGTTCCCTGCCAGAAGTACATCGGCAACAACACCGGCAAGGAGCCGACCACGAACGGCTCCAACCCCGACGGCACGTACTGCAAGTACGCGACCGGCGACATCACGTACCGCTGA
- a CDS encoding nucleobase:cation symporter-2 family protein, with translation MATTSPPPVHPVDEVPPVRQLAAFGLQHVLAMYAGAVAVPLIVGGAMKLSPADLAYLITADLLVCGIATLIQCVGFWRFGVRLPIMQGCTFAAVSPMVLIGTTGGGLPAIYGSVIVAGLAIMLLAPVFGRLLRFFPPLVTGTVILVIGLSLLPVAGNWAAGGVGSAEFGEPKNLALAAFVLAVVLGVQRFAPVFLSRIAVLTGIAVGLAVAVPFGFTDFDGVGDADWVGISTPFHFGAPAFEASAIISMLVVALVTMTETTGDLIAVGEMTGRKVEPRSLADGLRADGFSTVLGGVFNTFPYTAYAQNVGLVGMTRVRSRWVVAAAGGILVLLGLLPKLGAVVAAVPAPVLGGAGLVMFGTVAASGLRTLGAVEFRDNHNLTVVAVSVAVGMLPVGVPTVYAKFPDWFQTVMNSGISAGCLTAIVLNLLFNHLAGKGGSAADGGTEAVGLADGGDRHTVEKPREEVV, from the coding sequence ATGGCCACCACCTCTCCCCCACCCGTACATCCCGTCGACGAGGTCCCACCCGTGCGGCAGCTCGCCGCATTCGGTCTGCAGCACGTCCTCGCGATGTACGCGGGGGCCGTGGCCGTGCCCCTGATCGTCGGCGGCGCGATGAAGCTGTCGCCCGCCGACCTGGCGTATCTGATCACCGCGGACCTGCTGGTGTGCGGGATCGCGACGCTCATCCAGTGCGTGGGTTTCTGGCGCTTCGGCGTCCGGCTGCCGATCATGCAGGGGTGCACCTTCGCGGCCGTGTCGCCGATGGTCCTCATCGGTACGACGGGCGGCGGGCTCCCCGCCATCTACGGCTCGGTGATCGTCGCCGGTCTCGCGATCATGCTGCTGGCGCCGGTCTTCGGACGGCTGCTGCGCTTCTTCCCGCCGCTGGTGACCGGCACCGTCATCCTGGTCATCGGTCTGTCGCTGCTGCCTGTGGCGGGCAACTGGGCGGCCGGCGGGGTGGGTTCGGCGGAGTTCGGCGAGCCGAAGAACCTGGCACTGGCCGCCTTCGTACTGGCCGTGGTGCTCGGTGTGCAGCGGTTCGCGCCGGTCTTTTTGAGCCGGATCGCGGTACTGACCGGCATCGCGGTGGGGCTGGCCGTGGCCGTTCCCTTCGGCTTCACGGACTTCGACGGGGTCGGGGACGCCGACTGGGTCGGCATCAGCACGCCGTTCCACTTCGGGGCGCCCGCCTTCGAGGCGTCGGCGATCATCTCGATGCTGGTCGTGGCGCTGGTGACGATGACGGAGACGACCGGTGACCTGATCGCGGTCGGCGAGATGACCGGCCGGAAGGTCGAGCCGCGCTCCCTCGCCGACGGGCTGCGCGCGGACGGCTTCTCCACCGTCCTGGGCGGCGTCTTCAACACCTTCCCGTACACGGCGTACGCGCAGAACGTGGGCCTCGTCGGGATGACCCGGGTGCGCAGCCGCTGGGTCGTGGCGGCCGCCGGTGGCATCCTCGTACTGCTCGGTCTGCTGCCCAAGCTCGGCGCGGTGGTCGCGGCCGTACCGGCACCGGTGCTGGGTGGCGCGGGTCTCGTGATGTTCGGGACGGTCGCCGCGAGCGGGCTGCGCACGCTCGGCGCGGTCGAGTTCAGGGACAACCACAATCTGACGGTCGTGGCGGTCTCGGTGGCCGTGGGCATGCTGCCCGTCGGTGTGCCGACGGTGTACGCGAAGTTCCCTGACTGGTTCCAGACGGTGATGAACAGTGGGATCAGCGCGGGCTGTCTGACGGCGATCGTGCTGAACCTGCTCTTCAACCACCTCGCGGGGAAGGGCGGTTCAGCCGCCGACGGCGGTACCGAGGCGGTCGGCCTGGCGGACGGCGGCGACCGGCACACTGTCGAGAAGCCCCGGGAAGAGGTCGTCTAG